A window of the Paenibacillus woosongensis genome harbors these coding sequences:
- a CDS encoding HEAT repeat domain-containing protein, translating to MYTHLTLAIYFIYFCLGLIGIGIVSLFALKFNHLHKVKKSQQYLQKHQDYFKFIQTHLNGPSELPLPPGKLKELEGRVVQEKLIGWIEQFKGEYREKLVKLCHDAGFVRKDIKLLDSLFYGRRIASAYRLGGMRAAEAVPRLLTMMKNERYTPLTIVVARAVAKSAENEEQLKEMLQHLLRHGKPIHNMAADIVMETQLDASRLLLKLLDDENPDLVKVALVAMWGQAIPEVVPSLDRLVGAEQTDVRAEAVKLYLSSNPVLKDDTIKKLMADKDWEVRAAVAKSLGSLHAAGSIPLLRNALKDANWWVRNNSAESLAKLGETGFEVLCQIAMNGSGVERETAMYHIERAMLQDNEHQKLDQMVAYNKKKLLYERYFGVAERRPVRQVAAVGGDYTA from the coding sequence ATGTATACGCATCTAACCTTGGCTATCTATTTCATTTACTTCTGCCTGGGACTGATCGGGATTGGAATCGTATCTCTATTCGCCTTGAAGTTCAATCATTTGCATAAAGTGAAAAAAAGTCAGCAGTACTTGCAGAAACATCAGGATTATTTCAAATTCATTCAAACCCATCTGAACGGCCCATCGGAGCTTCCGCTTCCGCCGGGCAAGCTTAAGGAGCTCGAAGGCCGGGTTGTCCAGGAGAAATTGATCGGCTGGATCGAGCAGTTCAAGGGCGAGTATCGGGAGAAACTCGTCAAGCTCTGCCACGACGCCGGCTTCGTGCGCAAAGATATCAAGCTGCTGGACAGCTTGTTCTACGGCCGGCGGATTGCCTCGGCTTACCGGCTTGGCGGAATGCGTGCAGCCGAGGCCGTCCCCCGGCTGCTGACGATGATGAAGAACGAGCGCTATACCCCGCTTACGATCGTCGTGGCCCGGGCGGTAGCCAAAAGCGCGGAGAATGAGGAGCAGCTGAAGGAAATGCTGCAGCACCTGCTTCGCCACGGCAAGCCGATCCACAATATGGCTGCCGATATCGTGATGGAGACCCAGCTGGATGCCAGCCGTCTGCTGCTGAAGCTGCTGGACGATGAGAATCCGGACCTCGTGAAGGTCGCTCTCGTCGCGATGTGGGGGCAGGCGATTCCGGAGGTCGTTCCTTCCCTGGATCGCTTGGTTGGCGCCGAACAGACGGATGTCCGCGCCGAGGCCGTCAAGCTCTATTTAAGCTCCAACCCGGTGCTTAAGGACGACACCATCAAGAAGCTGATGGCCGATAAGGACTGGGAGGTGCGGGCGGCCGTGGCGAAATCCCTCGGCTCTCTGCACGCAGCCGGCAGCATTCCGCTTCTCCGCAATGCGCTGAAGGATGCGAACTGGTGGGTACGGAACAACAGCGCTGAAAGCCTGGCGAAGCTGGGAGAAACAGGCTTCGAGGTGCTCTGCCAAATCGCGATGAACGGCTCCGGGGTGGAGCGGGAGACAGCCATGTACCACATCGAAAGAGCGATGCTGCAGGATAATGAGCATCAAAAACTCGACCAAATGGTCGCCTATAACAAAAAAAAGCTGCTGTACGAGCGGTATTTCGGCGTTGCCGAGCGAAGACCGGTTCGTCAGGTCGCGGCGGTCGGAGGCGATTACACTGCTTAG
- a CDS encoding glycosyltransferase family 2 protein, translating to MTVNTIYFTIMAFSFRNIMTIFRRSAYSKYNTLSGSELVPSVSLLVPAFNEELTVIENVKCLLTLNYPTYEVIVINDGSSDNTLGVLREEFGLEPLPNPEMRNSIDCQPINAVYYNPQYPHLYVIDKPNGGKADSLNAGINLSHYPLISSIDADSLLEKDALIRMARMYMENPEETVAIGGDVRIANGCVIENGAVKHVSLPRKMWPMFQAVEYLKAFLGGRIGWSSINGLIIVSGAFGMFRKDYVIAVGGYRGGYPGEDMNIIIKLHRYMLENKLKYRVAFCPEAVCWTQAPDTYRILSNQRKRWGRGNLKNMIENYDMAFNPKYKVMGLLTMPYNIIFEALNPYFKITGLLALVGYTIMDMTNWKILVVFGLINILSGYLLSIGALFLEELAFKRFTKLSDLARLLLFSALKFFGYAQLGGLWRIQGHIQFMRNNNSWGTMTRTSWKEESKAAKTA from the coding sequence ATGACGGTAAATACGATTTATTTTACGATTATGGCTTTTTCATTCCGGAACATCATGACGATTTTCCGCAGGTCGGCTTATTCGAAATATAACACGCTCTCCGGCTCGGAGCTGGTGCCTTCCGTATCTTTGCTTGTACCGGCCTTTAACGAGGAGCTCACAGTCATCGAGAATGTGAAATGCTTGCTGACCTTGAATTATCCGACCTATGAGGTAATCGTCATCAACGACGGCTCCAGCGATAACACGCTGGGAGTATTACGGGAAGAATTTGGCCTCGAGCCGCTGCCAAATCCGGAAATGCGGAACTCGATCGATTGCCAGCCGATTAATGCTGTCTATTACAATCCTCAGTATCCGCATCTGTATGTAATAGATAAGCCGAACGGCGGGAAGGCGGATTCCCTGAATGCGGGCATCAATCTGTCCCACTATCCGCTTATTTCCTCCATCGACGCCGACTCTCTGCTGGAGAAGGATGCCTTGATCCGCATGGCCCGGATGTACATGGAGAATCCGGAAGAGACGGTAGCGATCGGCGGAGACGTCCGGATCGCCAACGGCTGTGTGATCGAGAACGGGGCGGTCAAGCATGTATCGCTGCCGCGCAAAATGTGGCCGATGTTCCAGGCTGTCGAATATTTGAAGGCGTTCCTCGGCGGACGCATCGGCTGGAGCTCCATCAACGGGCTGATTATCGTGTCCGGGGCGTTCGGGATGTTCCGCAAGGACTATGTCATCGCCGTAGGGGGATACCGCGGAGGATATCCCGGCGAGGACATGAACATCATTATCAAGCTGCATCGCTACATGCTGGAGAACAAGCTGAAATACCGCGTCGCCTTTTGTCCGGAAGCGGTATGCTGGACGCAGGCGCCGGATACTTACCGCATTTTGTCCAATCAGCGGAAGCGCTGGGGACGCGGTAATCTGAAGAACATGATCGAGAATTACGATATGGCCTTTAACCCGAAATATAAGGTGATGGGGCTGCTGACAATGCCCTACAACATTATTTTCGAAGCACTTAATCCATATTTCAAAATTACAGGGCTGCTTGCGCTGGTCGGCTATACGATCATGGATATGACGAATTGGAAAATTCTCGTCGTGTTCGGGCTCATCAATATTTTGAGCGGTTATTTGCTTAGCATCGGCGCCTTGTTCCTGGAGGAGCTTGCCTTCAAGCGATTTACGAAGCTGTCCGACCTGGCCCGCCTGCTGCTGTTCTCTGCTTTGAAGTTCTTCGGTTATGCCCAGCTTGGCGGACTTTGGCGGATTCAAGGCCATATTCAATTTATGCGCAACAACAATTCCTGGGGAACGATGACCCGGACAAGCTGGAAGGAAGAAAGCAAAGCGGCCAAGACCGCTTAA